From Anaeromicrobium sediminis, a single genomic window includes:
- the ilvA gene encoding threonine ammonia-lyase → MKNHLKEINLAKERIKNVIKKTPLIYSDLFSELSSNEVYIKPENLQKTGAFKIRGAYNKLSQLSDEEKSNGLVASSAGNHAQGVAYAAKELGVKATIVMPKNTPFIKVDSTRGYGAEVVLHGSCYDEAYEKALEIEKNNGATFIHPFNDMDVIYGQGTIGLEILEELEDADAVLVPIGGGGLISGISLAIKSINPNIRVIGVEPEGATTLKTSLMNGKVTELDRVQTIADGVAVKKCGDKTYDIIKDYVDDIITVSDYELMKAFLKLLEKHKLVCEHAGVLTLAATTKLNFYNKKVVSVVSGGNIDVVTISSMINNGLVSSGRLFCFSAEMPDVPGELLKISEVLKDLNANVIKLEHNQFKALNRIHNVVLEVTVETHGYDHIEKIKNKLNEVGYDIKQIY, encoded by the coding sequence ATGAAAAATCATTTAAAAGAAATAAATTTAGCAAAAGAAAGAATAAAAAATGTAATCAAGAAAACTCCACTTATTTATAGTGACCTTTTTAGTGAACTGTCATCTAATGAAGTTTACATCAAGCCAGAGAACTTACAAAAGACTGGCGCTTTTAAAATAAGAGGCGCATATAATAAACTATCTCAACTAAGTGATGAAGAAAAGTCAAATGGTTTAGTTGCATCATCAGCAGGAAACCATGCCCAAGGTGTGGCCTATGCTGCAAAGGAACTGGGTGTTAAAGCAACCATAGTTATGCCTAAGAATACTCCTTTTATCAAAGTAGATTCTACAAGGGGTTATGGTGCAGAAGTAGTCCTCCATGGTTCATGTTATGATGAAGCTTATGAAAAAGCTCTAGAGATAGAAAAAAATAATGGAGCAACTTTCATACATCCATTTAATGATATGGATGTAATATACGGCCAGGGTACAATAGGTCTTGAAATATTAGAAGAACTAGAAGATGCAGATGCTGTATTAGTACCAATTGGTGGTGGAGGATTAATAAGTGGTATAAGTTTAGCCATAAAAAGTATTAACCCAAATATTAGAGTAATAGGTGTAGAACCAGAAGGAGCCACAACCTTAAAGACCTCTCTTATGAATGGTAAAGTCACTGAACTAGATAGGGTTCAAACTATAGCCGATGGAGTAGCAGTTAAAAAATGTGGAGACAAAACCTACGATATAATAAAGGATTATGTGGATGATATTATAACTGTATCTGATTATGAACTTATGAAGGCCTTTTTAAAATTACTTGAAAAGCATAAATTAGTTTGTGAGCATGCAGGAGTATTAACACTAGCTGCAACTACAAAATTAAATTTTTATAATAAAAAAGTGGTATCAGTTGTGAGTGGTGGGAATATAGATGTAGTAACAATATCTTCAATGATAAATAATGGTTTAGTATCTTCAGGAAGATTATTCTGTTTCTCAGCAGAAATGCCTGATGTTCCTGGAGAGTTATTAAAAATATCAGAAGTACTAAAGGACTTAAATGCAAATGTAATCAAGCTTGAACACAATCAGTTTAAAGCTTTAAATAGAATTCATAATGTGGTTTTAGAAGTTACAGTGGAAACACATGGATATGATCATATTGAAAAAATTAAGAATAAACTTAATGAAGTTGGATATGATATAAAACAAATATATTAA
- a CDS encoding Gfo/Idh/MocA family oxidoreductase → MEILNVGLIGFGTGGRVFHAPIITSIDGFNLKSVYTRSEANKEVLSKYYPNSNHADDMDMIFNDKDIDLIVVATPNNSHYELAKKALLQGKHVVVEKPFTVHTWQADELISLAKEKNRVLTVHQNRRWDSGYKTVKKVIESNMLGDLVEYEAHFDRFRNYIKEGSWKEIDSPGNGMLYDLGIHLIDQALHLFGLPKSVFSHLRSQRKNSNVTDNFEIILFYDKMKVTLKSSMLVREDLPRYILLGNNGSFVKYGIDVQEENLKSFKFPNDDPNWGAEPESIWGTINTESNGIHVRGTVTSENGDYRQYYRDVYESIVEGREPKVRAQEARDALRVIELAFESNEKKCIVHWN, encoded by the coding sequence ATGGAAATATTAAATGTAGGATTAATAGGTTTTGGTACAGGTGGTAGAGTGTTTCACGCACCTATTATAACTAGTATAGATGGTTTTAATCTAAAATCTGTTTATACGAGAAGTGAAGCTAATAAAGAAGTATTATCTAAATATTATCCAAATTCTAATCACGCAGATGATATGGATATGATTTTTAATGATAAGGACATAGATTTAATAGTGGTGGCTACTCCTAATAATTCCCACTATGAGTTAGCTAAAAAAGCTTTATTACAGGGTAAGCATGTGGTAGTGGAAAAACCCTTTACTGTACATACATGGCAAGCTGATGAATTAATTTCTTTAGCTAAAGAAAAAAATAGAGTATTAACTGTTCATCAAAACAGAAGATGGGATAGTGGATATAAGACTGTAAAGAAGGTAATAGAAAGTAACATGCTAGGTGACTTGGTAGAATATGAGGCACACTTTGATCGCTTTAGAAATTATATAAAAGAGGGCTCTTGGAAAGAGATAGATTCTCCTGGAAATGGTATGCTATATGACTTAGGAATCCATTTAATAGACCAGGCTCTCCATCTATTTGGTCTTCCTAAAAGTGTATTCTCACATTTAAGATCACAAAGAAAGAATAGTAATGTTACAGATAACTTTGAAATAATCCTATTCTATGATAAAATGAAAGTAACTCTAAAATCTTCCATGCTCGTGAGAGAAGATTTACCTCGATATATACTATTAGGTAATAATGGCTCCTTTGTTAAATATGGGATAGATGTTCAAGAAGAAAATTTAAAATCCTTTAAATTTCCTAATGACGACCCTAATTGGGGTGCTGAACCAGAATCCATATGGGGAACTATTAATACAGAATCAAATGGTATCCATGTTAGAGGAACTGTAACGAGCGAGAATGGTGATTATAGACAATACTATAGAGACGTATATGAATCTATAGTAGAGGGCAGAGAACCTAAAGTAAGAGCTCAAGAGGCTAGAGATGCCTTAAGGGTTATAGAACTTGCCTTTGAAAGCAATGAAAAGAAATGTATAGTTCATTGGAACTAA
- the aroB gene encoding 3-dehydroquinate synthase, translating to MLTLNVNAKSRQYKINIKRGILEKLGDHIKLLYKGKRLLVITDTNVSRLYKEKIDRTLSEYFKVDFIEVEPGESSKSFKTMEICCEKLAQLNITRSDLIVAFGGGVVGDLAGFISATYLRGVDFIQVPTTLLSQVDSSVGGKVAINLESGKNLVGNFYQPKAVFIDPDLLSTLDEKYFSDGMAEVIKYGCIRDEKLFNNLKECTDINKIIEEIIYTCCEIKADVVGEDELDKGIRMILNFGHTIGHGIEKVFDYKKYSHGEAVAIGMYVISKNSEKLGLTKMGTADEIKNLLEKYNLSYELPVVEEKNLIDAIKKDKKRTGEYLKIILLKEIGNCYIKKIKSDEIKNYI from the coding sequence ATGCTCACATTAAATGTAAATGCAAAGAGTAGACAATATAAAATAAACATTAAAAGGGGAATCCTAGAAAAATTGGGAGACCATATTAAACTTTTATATAAAGGTAAAAGATTGCTGGTTATTACAGATACTAATGTATCTAGATTATATAAAGAAAAAATAGATAGAACTTTAAGTGAATACTTTAAAGTTGATTTTATAGAAGTAGAGCCAGGAGAGTCCAGTAAGAGTTTTAAAACTATGGAAATCTGTTGTGAGAAATTGGCTCAGTTAAATATTACTAGAAGTGATTTAATAGTAGCCTTTGGAGGGGGAGTAGTAGGAGACCTAGCAGGTTTCATATCAGCCACCTATTTAAGAGGAGTTGATTTTATCCAAGTTCCTACTACCCTTTTATCCCAAGTAGATTCCAGTGTGGGAGGTAAGGTTGCCATAAACTTAGAAAGTGGAAAAAACCTAGTAGGCAACTTTTATCAACCCAAGGCCGTATTCATAGATCCTGATTTATTAAGTACATTAGATGAAAAATACTTTAGTGATGGCATGGCTGAAGTAATAAAGTATGGGTGCATAAGAGATGAAAAACTTTTTAATAATCTTAAGGAATGTACAGATATTAATAAAATAATAGAAGAGATAATATATACTTGTTGTGAAATAAAGGCAGACGTAGTTGGTGAAGATGAGCTGGATAAGGGGATTAGAATGATTCTAAACTTTGGTCACACCATAGGCCATGGAATAGAGAAAGTATTTGATTATAAAAAATATTCCCATGGAGAAGCTGTAGCTATAGGTATGTATGTTATTAGCAAGAACAGTGAAAAACTAGGTTTAACTAAGATGGGAACTGCAGATGAGATTAAGAATTTATTAGAAAAGTATAACTTATCCTATGAGTTACCAGTGGTAGAGGAGAAAAATCTAATAGATGCAATAAAGAAGGATAAGAAGAGAACGGGAGAATATTTGAAAATAATATTGTTAAAAGAAATAGGGAATTGTTATATTAAAAAGATTAAGAGTGATGAAATTAAGAACTATATATAG
- a CDS encoding prephenate dehydrogenase — translation MLSDFNITIVGLGLIGGSYAKALRRNNPRNLWAIDKDQYTIKKAIDLNVIDECESMEKVLNKTDILIMCLYPEDNIKFIRENLTHLNKNLVITDVCGVKGDMVQRINNIIEDSMEFIGGHPMAGREFNGFDYSDENLFMNCNYIITTIPENTEKNIYKVKQIAELIGSNNIIMTTPRRHDELVAYTSHLSHVIANAFVNNTNEEANDFIGGSFKDVTRVAYLNPYLWSKILINNKENVLNEIDKFEENIKIIKEALKQDDMDILCSQLESGRIKRKEINLRCSH, via the coding sequence TTGTTAAGTGACTTTAATATAACTATAGTTGGATTAGGTTTAATAGGAGGATCTTACGCCAAAGCACTGCGGCGTAATAATCCTAGAAATCTATGGGCCATAGATAAAGACCAATATACTATTAAGAAAGCAATAGATTTAAATGTGATAGATGAATGTGAAAGTATGGAAAAGGTACTGAATAAGACAGATATTTTAATAATGTGCCTATATCCAGAAGATAACATAAAATTCATAAGAGAGAATCTAACTCATTTAAATAAAAATCTAGTAATCACAGATGTATGTGGAGTTAAGGGTGATATGGTACAAAGAATAAATAATATAATAGAGGATTCCATGGAATTTATAGGTGGCCATCCTATGGCTGGGAGAGAATTCAATGGTTTTGATTATTCAGATGAGAATCTATTTATGAATTGTAACTATATAATAACTACCATACCTGAGAATACGGAGAAGAATATATACAAGGTAAAGCAAATTGCTGAATTAATTGGTAGTAATAACATAATTATGACTACTCCTAGAAGGCATGATGAACTGGTGGCCTACACTAGTCATTTATCCCATGTAATAGCAAATGCTTTTGTGAATAATACTAATGAAGAAGCAAATGATTTTATAGGTGGTAGTTTTAAGGATGTTACTAGAGTTGCTTATTTAAATCCATATTTGTGGAGTAAAATCCTAATAAATAATAAAGAGAATGTATTAAATGAAATAGATAAATTTGAAGAAAATATTAAAATAATAAAAGAGGCCTTGAAACAGGACGATATGGATATACTTTGTTCTCAACTGGAAAGTGGAAGAATTAAAAGGAAGGAAATAAATTTAAGATGCTCACATTAA
- the aroA gene encoding 3-phosphoshikimate 1-carboxyvinyltransferase, which translates to MKAVRITPNRLKGEVIIPPSKSMSHRAIICAALGDGKSKISNLIMSKDIIATTEAMKNLGVKVIDTKKDDNDKYEITIEGRDDLKVLNEVIDCNESGSTLRFLIPIGTLADDKVTFTGKGKLVERPLDTYYEIFEKQGLNYETDDGNLPLTVDGKLKADKYEVVGNVSSQFISGLLFTLPKLNKASNIAITTNLESKGYIDLTLDMLEKFGIKIENKNYEEFKIDGNQRYTPKDYRVEGDFSQGAFWIVAGLIGDSIKCLDLDLASKQGDKEILEIVEKMGGKIEYKEDGILVHPSETNGITIDVSQCPDLVPILTVLGTFSKGVTKIVNAARLRIKESDRLKSISTELNKLGANIIELEDGLEIHGVEGLTGGVVNSWNDHRIAMALGIGSMKCSGELTIENSSSVEKSYPSFWEDFKSLGGHVHEWNMGE; encoded by the coding sequence ATGAAGGCAGTAAGGATAACTCCTAATAGATTAAAAGGGGAAGTAATTATCCCTCCATCTAAGAGCATGAGTCATAGGGCTATCATATGTGCAGCATTAGGTGATGGGAAAAGTAAAATAAGCAACCTTATTATGTCTAAGGATATAATAGCCACAACGGAGGCTATGAAAAACTTAGGTGTTAAGGTGATAGATACTAAGAAAGATGATAATGATAAATATGAAATTACTATAGAGGGAAGAGATGATTTAAAAGTATTAAATGAAGTTATAGATTGTAATGAATCTGGTTCAACTTTAAGATTTTTAATTCCCATAGGAACTTTAGCAGATGATAAGGTAACTTTCACAGGAAAGGGAAAACTTGTGGAAAGGCCTTTGGATACTTATTATGAAATCTTTGAAAAACAAGGATTAAACTATGAAACAGATGATGGAAATCTACCATTAACTGTGGACGGGAAATTAAAGGCAGATAAATATGAAGTAGTGGGAAATGTAAGTTCTCAATTCATAAGCGGACTATTATTTACATTACCTAAGTTAAATAAAGCTTCTAATATAGCTATAACTACTAATCTAGAGTCTAAGGGTTACATAGATTTAACTTTAGATATGTTAGAGAAGTTCGGAATAAAGATAGAAAACAAAAACTATGAAGAGTTTAAAATAGATGGAAATCAAAGGTATACTCCTAAGGACTACAGGGTAGAAGGAGACTTTTCCCAAGGAGCATTCTGGATTGTGGCAGGTTTAATAGGTGATTCTATTAAATGTCTAGATTTAGATTTAGCCTCTAAACAGGGAGATAAGGAAATATTAGAAATAGTAGAGAAAATGGGTGGAAAAATAGAGTACAAAGAAGATGGTATTTTAGTTCATCCAAGTGAAACTAATGGTATAACCATAGATGTATCCCAATGTCCAGATTTGGTTCCAATCCTTACTGTATTAGGAACTTTTTCTAAGGGAGTAACTAAAATAGTAAATGCAGCAAGACTTAGAATAAAGGAATCAGATAGATTAAAGTCCATATCTACAGAGCTTAATAAATTGGGGGCTAATATTATTGAGTTAGAAGATGGTCTTGAAATTCATGGAGTGGAAGGACTAACTGGTGGAGTGGTAAATAGCTGGAATGATCACAGAATAGCCATGGCTCTAGGAATAGGCAGTATGAAATGTAGTGGAGAGTTAACTATAGAAAACAGCTCTAGCGTGGAAAAATCATATCCATCCTTCTGGGAAGACTTCAAGAGTTTAGGAGGTCATGTTCATGAGTGGAATATGGGGGAATAA
- the ilvB gene encoding biosynthetic-type acetolactate synthase large subunit translates to MNRSGSKIVLQSLKDLGVDTLFGYPGGAVIPLYDALYDETDHFNHIRTAHEQSAIHGADAYSRATGKVGVCIVTSGPGATNAITGIANAYLDSVPLLVLSGQVPCALLGKDSFQEVDVTGITMGITKKNYLVRDIDDLEKTVKEALSVATTGRKGPVLIDIPKDVFLAKTEYKNLEVNLDIDNLVCDNCNKTIDLLKNAERPVIIAGGGIKSAGASKLLVDLAEKLHIPVLNTLMGLGTIDRNHDLSYGLVGMHGSKEANLAVKNCDLLLAIGMRFSDRVIGNPKFFAPDSKIVHFEIDSTELDKNLDTYLHVTGDLKVNLEHIYNNVDKQYDTSWADKVSTFKSSRQKLEEFNAKLIIDSLNKQYEDAFIVTDVGQHQIWTAQHWSFKRDDSFITSGGLGTMGFGIGAAIGTQVGNPNDTVILFTGDGSFRMCAQELLTISKYNLPVKIILFNNHSLGMVRQWQDLFQDKKFSETTLYDHVDYIKLCDAFGIKAYKTENNNELQEVLEANKDFNGPILIECVIDNNQFAYPIIPPGQSVDHIMEG, encoded by the coding sequence ATGAATAGATCAGGCTCAAAAATAGTTTTACAATCCTTAAAGGATTTAGGGGTAGATACACTTTTTGGCTATCCTGGAGGAGCTGTAATTCCATTATACGATGCTTTATATGACGAGACGGATCATTTTAATCATATAAGAACGGCCCATGAACAAAGTGCCATTCATGGAGCTGATGCATATAGCCGTGCCACAGGAAAGGTAGGCGTTTGTATTGTTACTTCAGGTCCGGGAGCTACTAATGCTATAACGGGTATAGCTAATGCTTATTTAGATTCTGTACCTTTATTAGTCCTATCAGGTCAAGTTCCCTGTGCTTTACTGGGAAAGGATTCTTTCCAAGAAGTTGATGTGACAGGAATTACTATGGGTATAACTAAGAAAAATTATCTTGTTAGGGATATAGATGATTTAGAAAAGACCGTTAAGGAAGCTTTGTCCGTTGCCACAACTGGCCGTAAAGGACCTGTTTTAATCGATATTCCTAAGGACGTATTTTTAGCTAAAACAGAATATAAAAATCTAGAAGTGAATTTAGACATAGACAATCTAGTCTGTGATAATTGTAATAAGACTATAGATTTGTTAAAAAATGCTGAAAGACCTGTTATTATAGCTGGAGGAGGAATTAAGTCTGCTGGTGCATCAAAGCTTTTAGTAGATTTAGCTGAGAAACTTCATATTCCAGTTTTAAATACCTTAATGGGTCTTGGTACTATAGATAGGAATCATGACCTGTCCTACGGTCTTGTGGGTATGCATGGTTCTAAAGAAGCTAATCTGGCAGTAAAAAATTGTGATTTACTTTTAGCCATAGGTATGAGATTTAGTGACAGGGTTATAGGAAATCCTAAGTTCTTTGCTCCAGATTCAAAGATAGTACACTTTGAAATAGACAGTACCGAATTAGATAAGAACTTAGACACTTATCTTCATGTGACAGGAGATTTAAAAGTAAATTTAGAGCATATTTATAATAATGTGGATAAACAATATGATACGAGTTGGGCAGACAAGGTATCTACTTTTAAAAGTTCTAGACAAAAACTAGAGGAATTTAATGCAAAACTTATTATAGATAGTTTAAATAAACAATACGAAGATGCCTTTATAGTAACGGATGTAGGTCAGCATCAAATATGGACTGCTCAGCATTGGAGTTTTAAACGTGATGATTCATTTATTACAAGTGGAGGCCTTGGAACTATGGGATTTGGTATAGGAGCTGCCATAGGTACTCAAGTTGGTAATCCCAATGATACTGTAATATTATTCACTGGTGATGGAAGTTTTAGAATGTGTGCTCAAGAACTTTTAACTATAAGTAAATATAATCTCCCTGTAAAGATTATATTATTCAACAACCATAGCTTAGGCATGGTGCGGCAATGGCAAGACCTATTCCAGGACAAAAAGTTCTCAGAAACTACCCTATATGATCATGTTGATTATATTAAACTATGTGATGCCTTTGGCATAAAAGCATATAAGACTGAAAACAATAATGAACTTCAAGAGGTTCTAGAAGCCAACAAGGATTTCAATGGACCTATATTAATAGAATGTGTAATTGATAACAATCAATTTGCTTATCCAATAATACCTCCAGGTCAATCAGTAGACCACATTATGGAGGGATAA
- the aroF gene encoding 3-deoxy-7-phosphoheptulonate synthase — protein MIIVLKPGTEEIECAKIKNKMTELGCEVNEIRGKNHHVLGLVGDTSRIDANLIASNRNVEKVMHVQEPYKKANRYFHPEDTILNINGAKIGGGNFAIMAGPCSVETKDQIVHTAKAVKAAGAHFLRGGAFKPRTSPYSFQGLREEGLDLLKIAREETGLPIVTELMTIDTIDRFVEDVDVIQIGARNMQNFDLLKEVGKTDKPILLKRGMSATIEELLMAAEYIMSEGNENIVLCERGIRTFEKYTRNTLDLSAIPMIKKKSHLPVIVDPSHAAGLWWLVEPLAKAAMAVGADGLMIEVHHDPANAKCDGQQSIKPEKFQKLMGDLKNMANLFNIKI, from the coding sequence ATGATAATCGTATTAAAACCAGGAACAGAGGAAATCGAGTGTGCAAAAATTAAAAACAAAATGACTGAATTAGGTTGTGAAGTGAATGAAATCAGAGGTAAAAATCATCACGTACTAGGTCTTGTGGGAGACACAAGCAGAATTGATGCTAATTTAATAGCTTCAAATAGAAATGTGGAAAAAGTAATGCATGTACAAGAACCATACAAGAAGGCTAATAGATACTTCCATCCGGAAGATACTATTTTAAATATAAATGGAGCTAAAATTGGTGGAGGAAATTTTGCTATAATGGCAGGACCTTGTTCTGTAGAAACTAAGGATCAAATAGTTCATACGGCAAAGGCAGTAAAGGCAGCAGGAGCACATTTCCTAAGAGGAGGAGCATTCAAGCCAAGAACATCTCCATACAGCTTCCAAGGATTAAGAGAAGAGGGACTAGATCTTTTAAAGATTGCTAGAGAAGAGACTGGATTACCCATAGTGACAGAGCTTATGACTATAGACACTATAGATAGATTTGTAGAAGATGTGGATGTAATACAAATTGGTGCTAGAAATATGCAAAACTTCGATTTACTGAAGGAAGTTGGTAAAACAGATAAACCAATATTATTAAAGCGTGGCATGTCGGCTACTATAGAAGAATTACTAATGGCAGCAGAATATATCATGTCTGAAGGAAATGAGAATATAGTCCTTTGTGAGAGAGGAATTAGGACTTTTGAAAAATACACGAGAAATACATTAGATTTAAGTGCCATACCAATGATTAAGAAAAAGAGTCATTTACCAGTAATAGTGGACCCATCCCACGCGGCAGGCTTATGGTGGTTAGTTGAACCTCTTGCAAAGGCAGCTATGGCAGTGGGAGCAGACGGACTTATGATAGAAGTACATCATGACCCGGCAAATGCCAAGTGTGATGGACAACAATCAATAAAGCCAGAAAAGTTCCAAAAACTTATGGGTGATTTAAAGAATATGGCAAATCTATTTAACATTAAGATATAA
- a CDS encoding glycine betaine uptake BCCT transporter: MNKKDNKVFVISVIVTILIVAWGIFAPSNFEMAAKGAFNFLVGNFGWFYMISMFSFVVFAIWIGFSKYGDIKLGPDDSKPEYSYVSWFAMLFSAGMGIGLVFWGVAEPLNHFAAPFGIEAGTAAAADFAIKKSFFHWGLHPWANYTVLALALAYFQFRKNKPGLISSIFIPLIGEKGVEGPIGKTIDILGIFATVAGVATSLGLGTLQINSGLNYLFGIPENALVQIIIVTVVTVLFMISAVTGLDKGIKILSNANLSLAGILTILALVIGPTMMIINAFTNGIGLYLGNFIRDSFQMEAFRDNSWFGGWTVFYWAWWIAWAPFVGTFIARISRGRTIKEFVSGVLLVPALGSFLWFSVFGTMGLDLGVEVANEAIKSTSTAFFVVMSHYPMGSIISLVAIILLCTFFVTSADSATFVLGMMSSNGDLNPTTQRKVIWGIIQSALALALMISGGLGMLQTASIAAAFPFIFIMIGGMMSLVKALKNDEAIVGRKNKENKRVV; the protein is encoded by the coding sequence GTGAATAAAAAAGATAATAAGGTCTTTGTTATATCAGTTATAGTGACTATTTTAATAGTTGCTTGGGGAATATTTGCCCCAAGCAACTTTGAAATGGCCGCTAAGGGAGCATTTAACTTTCTTGTAGGAAATTTTGGTTGGTTTTATATGATTTCAATGTTTTCATTTGTTGTATTTGCTATATGGATTGGGTTTAGTAAATATGGGGATATTAAACTGGGTCCAGACGATTCAAAACCAGAATATTCATATGTATCATGGTTTGCCATGTTATTTAGTGCCGGTATGGGGATCGGACTAGTATTCTGGGGAGTAGCAGAACCACTTAATCATTTCGCAGCACCATTTGGTATAGAAGCAGGTACAGCAGCTGCTGCTGACTTTGCCATAAAGAAATCTTTCTTCCACTGGGGTCTTCACCCTTGGGCAAACTATACAGTATTAGCCCTTGCATTAGCATATTTCCAATTTAGAAAGAATAAGCCAGGTCTTATAAGTTCAATATTTATTCCACTTATTGGAGAAAAAGGTGTGGAAGGACCTATTGGTAAAACAATAGATATACTAGGTATATTTGCTACTGTTGCAGGTGTTGCCACTTCATTAGGATTAGGAACACTACAAATAAACAGTGGACTTAACTACTTATTTGGAATTCCAGAAAACGCCTTAGTACAGATCATAATCGTTACAGTAGTAACAGTGTTATTTATGATATCTGCTGTAACAGGTCTTGATAAGGGTATAAAAATATTATCTAATGCTAACCTTTCATTGGCTGGTATATTAACAATACTTGCTTTAGTAATAGGACCTACTATGATGATTATAAACGCCTTTACTAATGGTATAGGTCTATACTTAGGTAACTTCATAAGAGATAGTTTCCAGATGGAAGCTTTTAGAGACAATTCATGGTTTGGTGGATGGACAGTATTCTACTGGGCTTGGTGGATTGCTTGGGCACCATTTGTTGGAACATTCATTGCAAGAATATCTAGAGGTAGAACTATTAAAGAATTCGTTTCTGGAGTATTATTAGTTCCAGCATTAGGATCTTTCTTATGGTTCTCAGTATTTGGTACTATGGGATTAGACTTAGGAGTTGAAGTAGCTAATGAAGCTATTAAATCTACTTCTACAGCGTTCTTCGTAGTAATGAGCCATTATCCAATGGGAAGTATTATATCCTTAGTAGCTATAATCTTATTATGTACATTCTTTGTTACTTCTGCAGATTCAGCTACATTCGTATTAGGTATGATGTCTTCTAATGGAGACTTAAACCCAACAACTCAAAGAAAAGTAATCTGGGGAATTATTCAATCTGCCCTAGCTTTAGCTTTAATGATTTCTGGTGGACTTGGAATGTTACAAACTGCATCTATAGCAGCTGCATTCCCATTCATATTCATCATGATAGGTGGTATGATGAGTTTAGTGAAAGCACTTAAGAACGATGAGGCTATAGTAGGTAGAAAGAATAAAGAAAATAAAAGAGTAGTTTAG
- a CDS encoding aspartyl-phosphate phosphatase Spo0E family protein has translation MSDLQKIQMKVTDLRDKMHELIDKEENLLASEVIHVSQMLDKVLDQYYQAKIKSNLN, from the coding sequence ATGAGTGATCTACAAAAAATTCAAATGAAAGTAACAGACTTAAGAGATAAGATGCATGAATTAATTGATAAAGAAGAAAACCTTTTAGCTTCCGAAGTAATACATGTAAGTCAAATGCTTGATAAAGTATTAGATCAATATTATCAAGCCAAAATCAAAAGTAACCTTAACTGA